One window of the Salvia miltiorrhiza cultivar Shanhuang (shh) chromosome 6, IMPLAD_Smil_shh, whole genome shotgun sequence genome contains the following:
- the LOC130988522 gene encoding zinc finger CCCH domain-containing protein 20-like, with amino-acid sequence MMLGERSYGGTTVHTPPWPSAADDHSSLALSPTAVNANGNVDDYSLFFQADSLKALQRYLPSNSTDVVPEFSFADSDGSDFLPVDAHSCDNFRMFEFKVRKCTRGRSHDWTECPFAHPGEKARRRDPRKYHYSGTACPDFRKGTCRKGDACEFSHGVFECWLHPARYRTQPCKDGVSCKRRVCFFAHAPEQLRVLSPRADSYDGSASSSHSRFPFIASPESPSPPAAESPPMSPTVNEMVASLRQLQLNKVKSMPSSWLGSCPSPRLKVAPPGYFSVPTTPTRAVARPGLGYFEAWDCEEEPMERVESGRNLRAKMFEKLSKENPLERVDPDPDPNPNPDVDWVSELIN; translated from the coding sequence atgATGCTTGGAGAGAGAAGCTATGGCGGTACGACGGTGCATACTCCTCCGTGGCCCTCCGCCGCAGACGATCACAGCTCCCTCGCCTTGAGCCCCACCGCCGTCAATGCTAACGGCAACGTCGACGACTACTCTTTATTCTTCCAGGCCGACTCCTTAAAGGCGCTGCAGCGTTACTTACCGTCCAACTCAACCGACGTCGTTCCGGAGTTCTCCTTTGCTGACTCGGATGGCAGCGATTTCCTCCCCGTGGACGCGCACTCATGCGATAATTTCCGCATGTTCGAGTTCAAGGTGCGTAAGTGCACGCGCGGCCGCTCCCACGACTGGACCGAGTGCCCCTTCGCCCACCCCGGCGAGAAGGCCCGCCGCCGCGACCCGAGGAAGTACCACTACTCCGGCACCGCCTGCCCGGACTTCCGCAAGGGGACCTGCCGGAAGGGCGATGCCTGCGAGTTTTCCCACGGCGTATTTGAGTGTTGGCTCCACCCGGCGCGCTATCGTACGCAGCCATGCAAGGACGGCGTAAGCTGCAAGCGCCGCGTCTGCTTCTTCGCCCACGCGCCCGAGCAGCTCCGCGTCCTCAGCCCCCGCGCCGACTCCTACGACGGCAGCGCCTCCTCCTCCCACTCCCGCTTCCCGTTCATCGCGTCGCCGGAGTCGCCGTCTCCGCCGGCTGCCGAGTCCCCGCCGATGTCGCCGACGGTCAACGAGATGGTGGCGTCGCTGCGGCAGCTGCAGCTGAATAAGGTGAAATCGATGCCGTCGTCGTGGCTGGGGAGCTGTCCGTCGCCGCGGCTGAAGGTAGCGCCACCGGGCTATTTCAGCGTGCCCACGACTCCGACCCGGGCCGTGGCCCGGCCCGGGCTTGGGTACTTCGAGGCGTGGGACTGCGAGGAGGAGCCAATGGAGCGGGTCGAGTCCGGGAGAAATTTGCGGGCCAAGATGTTTGAGAAATTGAGCAAGGAGAATCCCTTGGAGCGGGTCGATCCGGATCCGGATCCAAACCCTAACCCGGATGTGGACTGGGTGTCGGAGTTGATAAATTGA